The following coding sequences lie in one Epinephelus moara isolate mb chromosome 17, YSFRI_EMoa_1.0, whole genome shotgun sequence genomic window:
- the LOC126404677 gene encoding uncharacterized protein LOC126404677: MIFLVEESDGIAKRTSVILGTLTVVLVIVIVGLIVKNRKLQTGWISVSVSETVDVQSGEDVTLQCSNMVKRESVTLWFRLVNKTKASCISVMFRADEDAEYCEGFQNGKFKMRSDSSTTSLRIKQMDLSDSGLYFCGFYTEGRLFFSVIYLNVKGSGEPHDDEEYNCKKESEGIAKLSSVILGALTVVLVIVIVGLIVKNSKLQTAAREGQNPQQHETLGSDGQKDAALALCLPTVRNRRPASQREVETHVIYAARR, translated from the exons ATGATATTTCTTGTAGAAGAGTCTGATGGAATAGCAAAGCGGACGAGTGTGATCCTGGGCACTCTGACTGTTGTCCTTGTGATAGTCATCGTTGGTCTGATTGTGAAAAACAGGAAACTTCAGACAG GCTGGATCTCTGTCTCAGTTTCTGAGACTGTGGACGTCCAGTCTGGTGAAGACGTCACACTGCAGTGCTCCAACATGGTCAAACGTGAATCTGTGACATTGTGGTTCAGACTGGTGAATAAAACCAAGGCCAGCTGTATCTCTGTTATGTTCCGTGCTGACGAGGACGCTGAATACTGCGAGGGATTTCAAAATGGAAAATTTAAAATGAGATCCGACAGCTCCACCACCTCTCTCAGAATCAAACAGATGGATTTATCTGACTCTGGACTGTATTTCTGTGGATTTTACACAGAGGGAcgtttgtttttcagtgtaatatatttaaatgttaaag GCAGCGGTGAGCCACATGATGACGAGGAATACAACTGCAAAA AAGAGTCTGAGGGAATAGCAAAGCTGTCGAGTGTGATCCTGGGTGCTCTGACTGTTGTCCTTGTGATAGTCATCGTTGGTCTGATTGTGAAAAACAGCAAACTTCAGACAG CTGCCAGGGAAGGACAGAATCCACAACAGCATGAG ACTCTGGGCTCTGATGGCCAGAAAGATGCAGCACTGGCTTTGTGCTTGCCAACAGTGAGGAACAGGAGGCCTGCATCACAGAGAGAAGTGGAGACTCATGTTATTTATGCTGCCCGCAGATAG
- the LOC126404076 gene encoding uncharacterized protein LOC126404076 isoform X1 produces MMLNFTLITALLLCSLSWISVSVSETVEVNSGENVTLLCSNMSKHDSLTFWFRLVQKNKISCISVMFRSDSNAQFCEGIQERKFEMRSNMSTLSLKIKQVNSSDSGLYFCGFYANGRPAFSVTRLNIKGNNEPHGDKEKNCKKESDGIAELTSVILGTLTVVLVMVIIVLVVKNRKRQTANEEEQKPEQSQNVGSDDVNYAAVTFRTTRAKRRELESNVVYAATR; encoded by the exons ATGATGCTGAACTTCACCTTGATAACAGCTTTGCTTCTCTGCAGCCTCA gCTGGATCTCAGTCTCTGTTTCGGAGACTGTGGAGGTCAACTCTGGTGAAAATGTCACACTGCTGTGCTCCAACATGTCCAAACATGACTCTTTGACATTCTGGTTCAGACTTGTCCAGAAAAACAAGATCAGCTGTATCTCTGTTATGTTCAGATCTGACAGCAATGCTCAATTCTGTGAGGGAATTCAAGAAAGAAAATTTGAAATGAGATCCAACAtgtccactctctctctcaaaatcAAACAAGTGAATTCATCCGACTCTGGACTGTATTTCTGTGGATTTTACGCAAATGGACGTCCAGCTTTCAGTGTGACACGTTTGAACATCAAAG GGAACAATGAGCCACATGGTGACaaggaaaaaaactgtaaaa AAGAGTCTGATGGAATAGCAGAGCTGACGAGTGTGATCCTGGGCACTCTGACTGTTGTCCTCGTGATGGTCATCATTGTTCTGGTTGTGAAAAACAGGAAACGTCAGACAG CCAATGAAGAAGAACAGAAACCAGAGCAAAGTCAG AATGTGGGCTCTGATGACGTGAACTACGCAGCAGTGACATTTCGAACAACAAGAGCAAAAAGAAGAGAGCTGGAGTCAAATGTTGTTTATGCTGCCACCAGATAG
- the LOC126404076 gene encoding uncharacterized protein LOC126404076 isoform X2 → MMLNFTLITALLLCSLSWISVSVSETVEVNSGENVTLLCSNMSKHDSLTFWFRLVQKNKISCISVMFRSDSNAQFCEGIQERKFEMRSNMSTLSLKIKQVNSSDSGLYFCGFYANGRPAFSVTRLNIKEESDGIAELTSVILGTLTVVLVMVIIVLVVKNRKRQTANEEEQKPEQSQNVGSDDVNYAAVTFRTTRAKRRELESNVVYAATR, encoded by the exons ATGATGCTGAACTTCACCTTGATAACAGCTTTGCTTCTCTGCAGCCTCA gCTGGATCTCAGTCTCTGTTTCGGAGACTGTGGAGGTCAACTCTGGTGAAAATGTCACACTGCTGTGCTCCAACATGTCCAAACATGACTCTTTGACATTCTGGTTCAGACTTGTCCAGAAAAACAAGATCAGCTGTATCTCTGTTATGTTCAGATCTGACAGCAATGCTCAATTCTGTGAGGGAATTCAAGAAAGAAAATTTGAAATGAGATCCAACAtgtccactctctctctcaaaatcAAACAAGTGAATTCATCCGACTCTGGACTGTATTTCTGTGGATTTTACGCAAATGGACGTCCAGCTTTCAGTGTGACACGTTTGAACATCAAAG AAGAGTCTGATGGAATAGCAGAGCTGACGAGTGTGATCCTGGGCACTCTGACTGTTGTCCTCGTGATGGTCATCATTGTTCTGGTTGTGAAAAACAGGAAACGTCAGACAG CCAATGAAGAAGAACAGAAACCAGAGCAAAGTCAG AATGTGGGCTCTGATGACGTGAACTACGCAGCAGTGACATTTCGAACAACAAGAGCAAAAAGAAGAGAGCTGGAGTCAAATGTTGTTTATGCTGCCACCAGATAG
- the LOC126404076 gene encoding uncharacterized protein LOC126404076 isoform X3, producing the protein MMLNFTLITALLLCSLSWISVSVSETVEVNSGENVTLLCSNMSKHDSLTFWFRLVQKNKISCISVMFRSDSNAQFCEGIQERKFEMRSNMSTLSLKIKQVNSSDSGLYFCGFYANGRPAFSVTRLNIKGNNEPHGDKEKNCKKESDGIAELTSVILGTLTVVLVMVIIVLVVKNRKRQTECGL; encoded by the exons ATGATGCTGAACTTCACCTTGATAACAGCTTTGCTTCTCTGCAGCCTCA gCTGGATCTCAGTCTCTGTTTCGGAGACTGTGGAGGTCAACTCTGGTGAAAATGTCACACTGCTGTGCTCCAACATGTCCAAACATGACTCTTTGACATTCTGGTTCAGACTTGTCCAGAAAAACAAGATCAGCTGTATCTCTGTTATGTTCAGATCTGACAGCAATGCTCAATTCTGTGAGGGAATTCAAGAAAGAAAATTTGAAATGAGATCCAACAtgtccactctctctctcaaaatcAAACAAGTGAATTCATCCGACTCTGGACTGTATTTCTGTGGATTTTACGCAAATGGACGTCCAGCTTTCAGTGTGACACGTTTGAACATCAAAG GGAACAATGAGCCACATGGTGACaaggaaaaaaactgtaaaa AAGAGTCTGATGGAATAGCAGAGCTGACGAGTGTGATCCTGGGCACTCTGACTGTTGTCCTCGTGATGGTCATCATTGTTCTGGTTGTGAAAAACAGGAAACGTCAGACAG AATGTGGGCTCTGA
- the LOC126404678 gene encoding uncharacterized protein LOC126404678, giving the protein MIVFSLLSYSWISVSVSETVNMQSGEDVTLQCSNMVKRESVTLWFRLVNKTKASCISVMFRADEDAEYCEGFQNGEFKMRSDSSTTSLRIKQVDLSDSGLYFCGFYTEGRLFFSVIHLNVKEESEGIAKLTSVILGALTVVLVIVIAGLIVKNRKLQTADKEEQSPEQSENVGSDDLNYAAVTFRTTRAKRRELEPNVVYAATR; this is encoded by the exons ATGATAGTTTTTAGTCTCCTCAGCTACA GCTGGATCTCTGTCTCAGTTTCTGAGACTGTGAACATGCAGTCTGGTGAAGATGTCACACTGCAGTGCTCCAACATGGTCAAACGTGAATCTGTGACATTGTGGTTCAGACTGGTGAATAAAACCAAGGCCAGCTGTATCTCTGTTATGTTCCGTGCTGACGAGGACGCTGAATACTGTGAGGGATTTCAAAATGGAGAATTTAAAATGAGATCCGACAGCTCCACCACCTCTCTCAGAATCAAACAGGTGGATTTATCTGACTCTGGACTGTATTTCTGTGGATTTTACACAGAGGGACGCCTGTTTTTCAGTGTTATACACTTAAATGTGAAAG AAGAGTCTGAGGGAATAGCAAAGCTGACGAGTGTGATCCTGGGTGCTCTGACTGTTGTCCTTGTGATAGTCATCGCTGGTCTGATTGTGAAAAACAGGAAACTTCAGACAG CCGATAAAGAAGAACAGAGTCCAGAGCAAAGTGAG AATGTGGGATCTGATGACCTGAACTACGCAGCAGTAACATTTCGAACAACAAGAGCAAAAAGAAGAGAGCTGGAGCCAAATGTTGTTTATGCTGCCACCAGATAG